Proteins found in one Oncorhynchus mykiss isolate Arlee chromosome 17, USDA_OmykA_1.1, whole genome shotgun sequence genomic segment:
- the LOC110485356 gene encoding gastrula zinc finger protein XlCGF26.1-like isoform X4: MNPLSSEKETLMDEIEKSLWNLTEDNLRYLCERCGMDGSEIKVMNHRLLRRKVMEEMWDNTESMKSEEQGMSWLVQLKEDIRRTQEEGSSALMSPGQSDDVDRNEEHNKGDRDWLPSNGLTAEPLHPSQCDDDDAVDYDEDWNEEGGAGLLSNGLEAESAPESHSYDKPPPPPSPLPESPGHASPSRAVLCGLKRVSVRLDDCRKTPGQSSHIIHKTTQTGEKPHSWSNAEQHKTLSGDRPGSHICDHCGKNFVTATNLKTHLLCLSGEKPYMCSECGKRFTQAGNLKRHQRTHTGEKPFVCPRCGKDYNDSGNLKKHMRSHAVKQHTGNPKVKPYLCSDCGKQFIGKQSLEYHREVFHTDHPHRCGQCKKSFITAARLESHIKTRHPPSDPLKNPHVCLECGRGFPVAASLKRHLRIHSEEKPYSCPQCGNSYSDRGNLKKHIRTHTEEKPYHCLVCGMKFRHTKTLQRHHQENHKGETLGPIHRHQDPLPCPHCGEEFSTKALLKDHLRTHPSRVHCSQCDKTFSNKGNLLVHQRIHTGERPYLCPQCGKSFSLAGSLKLHLRIHAGEKPYCCTYCDKRFTRKGHCNSHMRIHTGEKPYQCPDCGRRFADGNVLKNHRRTHTGEKPFQCRMCDKAFAQLTSLKKHQETHSHNHTVR, from the exons ATGAATCCACTCAGTTCAGAGAAGGAAACATTGATGGATGAAATCGAAAAGAGTTTATGGAATTTAACTGAGGACAATTTACGCTACCTGTGTGAACGTTGTGGAATGGATGGCTCTGAAATTAAAGTTATGAATCATCGCTTATTAAGGCGTAAAGTCATGGAGGAAATGTGGGACAATACGGAGTCAATGAAATCAGAGGAGCAGGGAATGTCTTGGTTAGTCCAACTGAAAGAGGACATCAGGAGGACACAGGAGGAGGGTAGCAGTGCACTCATGAGTCCCGGCCAATCAGATGATGTAGACCGCAATGAAGAACACAACAAGGGGGACAGGGATTGGTTGCCTAGCAACGGACTGACAGCGGAACCCTTGCATCCCAGCcaatgtgatgatgatgatgctgtagACTATGATGAAGATTGGAATGAAGAGGGAGGAGCTGGGTTGCTTAGCAATGGACTGGAGGCGGAGTCAGCTCCAGAGAGCCACAGTTAC GACAAGCCTccaccacccccctcccctctcccagaGTCTCCAGGTCATGCCTCTCCCAGCAGGGCAGTATTGTGCGGTCTGAAGAGGGTGTCTGTACGGCTCGACGACTGCAGGAAGACACCGGGGCAGAGTAGCCATATAATACACAAGACAacacagacaggagagaaacCCCACAGCTGGTCTAATGCTGAACAACACAAAACCCTCTCAGGAGACAGGCCTGGCTCCCACATCTGTGATCACTGTGGGAAGAATTTTGTCACAGCTACCAACCTGAAAACACATTTActgtgtctgtctggagagaaaccttacatGTGCTCTGAATGTGGAAAGAGATTCACGCAGGCCGGCAATCTTAAGAGACACCAGAGAACTCATACTGGGGAGAAGCCGTTTGTTTGTCCTCGTTGTGGGAAAGACTACAATGATTCTGGAAACTTAAAGAAACACATGAGGTCCCATGCTGTTAAACAACACACAGGGAACCCCAAAGTGAAACCTTACCTCTGCTCTGATTGTGGGAAGCAATTCATTGGAAAACAAAGCCTTGAATATCACCGGGAGGTTTTTCACACAGATCACCCTCACCGCTGTGGTCAATGTAAGAAGAGCTTCATAACTGCAGCAAGATTGGAATCGCACATAAAAACAAGGCACCCGCCAAGTGATCCTCTGAAGAATCCACACGTGTGCTTGGAATGTGGAAGGGGATTCCCTGTGGCCGCCAGTCTTAAAAGACACCTGAGAATTCATTCTGAGGAGAAACCGTACTCCTGCCCTCAGTGTGGAAACAGTTACAGTGATCGTGGAAATTTAAAGAAACACATCAGAACTCACACAGAGGAGAAACCCTACCACTGCTTGGTGTGCGGGATGAAGTTTCGTCATACAAAAACGTTACAACGGCATCACCAGGAGAACCACAAGGGGGAGACACTGGGTCCCATCCACAGGCACCAAGACCCTCTTCCATGCCCCCACTGCGGGGAGGAGTTCTCTACCAAGGCTCTTCTGAAGGATCATCTACGGACCCACCCTAGCCGGGTCCACTGCTCCCAGTGCGACAAGACCTTTTCCAATAAAGGTAACTTACTTGTTCATCAGCggatacacactggagagaggcCTTACCTTTGccctcagtgtgggaagagtttctctctGGCAGGGAGTTTAAAACTTCATCTCCGGATTCATGCGGGTGAGAAACCTTACTGCTGTACTTACTGTGACAAGAGATTCACAAGGAAGGGCCATTGCAATAGCCACATGCGAatccacactggagagaaaccgtaCCAATGCCCTGACTGCGGGAGGAGGTTTGCTGACGGTAACGTCCTGAAAAACCACCGGCGgacccacacaggagagaaaccgttcCAGTGCCGCATGTGTGATAAAGCCTTCGCCCAGTTGACCAGTCTGAAGAAACATCAGGAGACACACAGCCATAATCACACTGTAAGATAA
- the LOC110485356 gene encoding zinc finger protein 420-like isoform X2, with protein MNPLSSEKETLMDEIEKSLWNLTEDNLRYLCERHGKDGSEIKVMNHRLLRRKVMEEMWDNTDSMKSEEQGMSWLVQLKEDIRRTQEEGSSALMSPSQSDDVDWNEEGGTRWPSNRLEAKSDLERHTPEQRESDVTTSQSESVFLKPHLCTKCGKGFHQAGCLKRHLRTHTGEKPFVCPCCGRAWSDSGNLKRHMRKTHPGEEMVVKRVDTQRSDPTESREEMNVDSIKSEEQGTSRSLQLKEEDACGAPVSPSKAHADDVDRNVEDRDWLPGIGLKAEPMSPRQSDDDAADRKEEWNEAGGATLPSDGLEAESARERHSCDKPLLPSSTLAESPSRASPGGALLCGLKRVSVRLVDCRKTPGQSGLQIHKATQTGEKPHSWSNAEQHKTLSGDRPGSHICDHCGKNFTTATNLKRHFLYLSGEKPYMCSECGKRFTQAGSLKIHQRTHTGEKPYICPRCGKAWSDYGNLKRHMRRHTVKQYTVKPHHCSDCGKQFIVKSSLKHHRLVFHTDHPHRCGQCKKSFITAERLESHIKTQHPPRDPLKNPHVCSECGKGFHQAGCLKRHLRTHTGEKPFVCPRCGRAWSDSGNLKRHMRKTHPGEETVVKRVDTQRSEPTESREEMNVDSIKSEEQGTSRSLQLKEDIRRILVDASGAPMSPNQADDYSEDCDEGGTWLPSKRLEAKSDLERHTPEQRESDVTTSQSESVFLKPHLCTKCGKGFKKAGCLKRHLRTHTGEKPFVCSCCGKAWSDSGNLKRHMRKTHPGEEMVVKRVDTQRSEPTESREEMNVDSIKSEEQGTSRSLQLKEEDACGAPVSPRQAHADDVDCNVEDRDWLPSIGLKAEPMSPSQSEDDTADRKEEWNEAEGALRCGKAWS; from the exons ATGAATCCACTCAGTTCAGAGAAGGAAAC ATTGATGGATGAAATCGAAAAGAGTTTATGGAATTTAACTGAGGACAATTTACGCTACCTGTGTGAACGTCATGGCAAAGATGGCTCTGAAATTAAAGTTATGAATCATCGCTTATTAAGGCGTAAAGTCATGGAGGAAATGTGGGACAATACGGATTCAATGAAATCAGAGGAGCAGGGAATGTCTTGGTTAGTCCAACTGAAAGAGGACATCAGGAGGACACAGGAGGAGGGTAGCAGTGCACTCATGAGTCCCAGCCAATCAGATGACGTAGACTGGAATGAAGAGGGAGGAACTAGGTGGCCTAGCAACAGACTGGAGGCTAAATCTGATTTAGAGAGGCACACACcagagcagagggagagtgaTGTGACTACTTCCCAGTCTGAAAGTGTTTTTCTCAAACCACACTTGTGCACTAAATGTGGAAAGGGATTCCATCAGGCTGGCTGTCTTAAGAGACACCTGAGGACTCATACGGGGGAGAAACCATTTGTTTGCCCTTGTTGTGGGAGGGCTTGGAGTGATTCTGGAAACTTAAAGAGACACATGAGAAAAACTCACCCAGGAGAGGAGATGGTTGTTAAGAGGGTTGACACTCAGAGGAGTGACCCTACAGAGAGTAGGGAGGAAATGAATGTGGATTCAATTAAATCGGAGGAGCAGGGAACGTCTCGGTCACTCCAGCTGAAAGAGGAGGATGCTTGCGGTGCGCCCGTGAGTCCCAGCAAGGCTCATGCTGATGATGTAGACCGCAACGTTGAGGACAGGGATTGGTTGCCTGGCATCGGACTGAAGGCGGAGCCTATGAGTCCCAGACAATCCGATGATGACGCTGCAGACCGCAAAGAAGAATGGAACGAAGCGGGAGGCGCTACGTTGCCTAGCGATGGACTGGAGGCGGAGTCAGCTCGAGAGCGCCACAGTTGC GACAAGCCTCTCTTGCCCTCCTCCACCCTCGCAGAGTCCCCGAGTCGTGCCTCTCCCGGTGGCGCCTTATTGTGCGGTCTGAAGAGGGTGTCTGTGCGGCTTGTCGACTGCAGGAAGACACCGGGGCAGAGTGGCCTTCAAATACACAAGGCAACACAGACGGGAGAGAAACCCCACAGCTGGTCTAATGCTGAACAACACAAAACCCTCTCAGGAGACAGGCCTGGCTCCCATATCTGTGATCACTGCGGGAAGAATTTTACCACTGCTACCAATCTGAAAAGACACTTCCTGTATTTGTCTGGAGAGAAACCATACATGTGCTCTGAATGCGGAAAGAGATTCACGCAGGCCGGCAGTCTTAAGATACACCAGAGAACTCATACTGGGGAGAAACCGTACATCTGCCCTCGTTGTGGGAAGGCTTGGAGTGATTATGGAAACTTAAAGAGACACATGAGAAGGCATACTGTTAAACAATACACGGTGAAACCTCACCACTGCTCGGATTGTGGGAAACAATTCATTGTAAAATCAAGCCTTAAACATCACCGGCTAGTTTTTCACACAGATCACCCTCATCGCTGTGGTCAATGTAAGAAGAGCTTCATAACTGCAGAAAGACTGGAatcacacataaaaacacaacaCCCGCCAAGGGATCCTCTGAAGAACCCACACGTGTGCTCTGAATGTGGAAAGGGCTTCCATCAGGCCGGCTGTCTTAAGAGACACCTGAGAACTCATACGGGGGAGAAACCGTTTGTTTGCCCTCGTTGTGGGAGGGCTTGGAGTGATTCTGGAAACTTAAAGAGACACATGAGAAAAACTCACCCAGGAGAGGAGACGGTTGTTAAGAGGGTCGACACTCAGAGGAGTGAGCCTACAGAGAGTAGGGAGGAAATGAATGTGGATTCAATTAAATCGGAGGAGCAGGGAACGTCTCGGTCACTCCAGCTGAAAGAGGACATCAGAAGGATACTGGTGGATGCCAGCGGTGCACCAATGAGTCCCAACCAAGCCGATGATTATTCTGAAGACTGTGACGAGGGAGGAACTTGGTTGCCTAGCAAAAGACTGGAGGCGAAATCTGATCTAGAGAGGCACACGCcagagcagagggagagtgaTGTGACTACTTCCCAGTCAGAAAGTGTTTTTCTCAAACCACACTTGTGCACTAAATGTGGTAAGGGATTCAAAAAAGCCGGCTGTCTTAAGAGACACCTGAGGACTCATACGGGGGAGAAACCATTTGTTTGTTCTTGTTGTGGGAAGGCTTGGAGTGATTCTGGAAACTTAAAGAGACACATGAGAAAAACTCACCCAGGAGAGGAGATGGTTGTTAAGAGGGTCGACACTCAGAGGAGTGAGCCTACAGAGAGTAGGGAGGAAATGAATGTGGATTCAATTAAATCGGAGGAGCAGGGAACGTCTCGGTCACTCCAGCTGAAAGAGGAGGATGCTTGCGGTGCGCCCGTGAGTCCCAGACAGGCTCATGCTGATGATGTAGACTGCAACGTTGAGGACAGGGATTGGTTGCCTAGCATCGGACTGAAGGCAGAGCCCATGAGTCCCAGCCAATCCGAAGATGACACTGCAGACCGCAAAGAAGAATGGAACGAAGCGGAAGGCGCCCTTCGTTGTGGGAAGGCTTGGAGTTAA
- the LOC110485356 gene encoding zinc finger protein 883-like isoform X3: protein MTPSTCSRRSKRFSKVLPLTALSLLPHEQDNMNPLSSEKETLMDEIEKSLWNLTEDNLRYLCERCGMDGSEIKVMNHRLLRRKVMEEMWDNTESMKSEEQGMSWLVQLKEDIRRTQEEGSSALMSPGQSDDVDRNEEHNKGDRDWLPSNGLTAEPLHPSQCDDDDAVDYDEDWNEEGGAGLLSNGLEAESAPESHSYDKPPPPPSPLPESPGHASPSRAVLCGLKRVSVRLDDCRKTPGQSSHIIHKTTQTGEKPHSWSNAEQHKTLSGDRPGSHICDHCGKNFVTATNLKTHLLCLSGEKPYMCSECGKRFTQAGNLKRHQRTHTGEKPFVCPRCGKDYNDSGNLKKHMRSHAVKQHTGNPKVKPYLCSDCGKQFIGKQSLEYHREVFHTDHPHRCGQCKKSFITAARLESHIKTRHPPSDPLKNPHVCLECGRGFPVAASLKRHLRIHSEEKPYSCPQCGNSYSDRGNLKKHIRTHTEEKPYHCLVCGMKFRHTKTLQRHHQENHKGETLGPIHRHQDPLPCPHCGEEFSTKALLKDHLRTHPSRVHCSQCDKTFSNKGNLLVHQRIHTGERPYLCPQCGKSFSLAGSLKLHLRIHAGEKPYCCTYCDKRFTRKGHCNSHMRIHTGEKPYQCPDCGRRFADGNVLKNHRRTHTGEKPFQCRMCDKAFAQLTSLKKHQETHSHNHTVR from the exons ATGACGCCATCGACATGCTCCCGGAGGTCAAAAAG gtTCTCTAAAGTCCTGCCATTGACTGCATTGTCGTTGTTGCCACACGAGCAGGACAATATGAATCCACTCAGTTCAGAGAAGGAAACATTGATGGATGAAATCGAAAAGAGTTTATGGAATTTAACTGAGGACAATTTACGCTACCTGTGTGAACGTTGTGGAATGGATGGCTCTGAAATTAAAGTTATGAATCATCGCTTATTAAGGCGTAAAGTCATGGAGGAAATGTGGGACAATACGGAGTCAATGAAATCAGAGGAGCAGGGAATGTCTTGGTTAGTCCAACTGAAAGAGGACATCAGGAGGACACAGGAGGAGGGTAGCAGTGCACTCATGAGTCCCGGCCAATCAGATGATGTAGACCGCAATGAAGAACACAACAAGGGGGACAGGGATTGGTTGCCTAGCAACGGACTGACAGCGGAACCCTTGCATCCCAGCcaatgtgatgatgatgatgctgtagACTATGATGAAGATTGGAATGAAGAGGGAGGAGCTGGGTTGCTTAGCAATGGACTGGAGGCGGAGTCAGCTCCAGAGAGCCACAGTTAC GACAAGCCTccaccacccccctcccctctcccagaGTCTCCAGGTCATGCCTCTCCCAGCAGGGCAGTATTGTGCGGTCTGAAGAGGGTGTCTGTACGGCTCGACGACTGCAGGAAGACACCGGGGCAGAGTAGCCATATAATACACAAGACAacacagacaggagagaaacCCCACAGCTGGTCTAATGCTGAACAACACAAAACCCTCTCAGGAGACAGGCCTGGCTCCCACATCTGTGATCACTGTGGGAAGAATTTTGTCACAGCTACCAACCTGAAAACACATTTActgtgtctgtctggagagaaaccttacatGTGCTCTGAATGTGGAAAGAGATTCACGCAGGCCGGCAATCTTAAGAGACACCAGAGAACTCATACTGGGGAGAAGCCGTTTGTTTGTCCTCGTTGTGGGAAAGACTACAATGATTCTGGAAACTTAAAGAAACACATGAGGTCCCATGCTGTTAAACAACACACAGGGAACCCCAAAGTGAAACCTTACCTCTGCTCTGATTGTGGGAAGCAATTCATTGGAAAACAAAGCCTTGAATATCACCGGGAGGTTTTTCACACAGATCACCCTCACCGCTGTGGTCAATGTAAGAAGAGCTTCATAACTGCAGCAAGATTGGAATCGCACATAAAAACAAGGCACCCGCCAAGTGATCCTCTGAAGAATCCACACGTGTGCTTGGAATGTGGAAGGGGATTCCCTGTGGCCGCCAGTCTTAAAAGACACCTGAGAATTCATTCTGAGGAGAAACCGTACTCCTGCCCTCAGTGTGGAAACAGTTACAGTGATCGTGGAAATTTAAAGAAACACATCAGAACTCACACAGAGGAGAAACCCTACCACTGCTTGGTGTGCGGGATGAAGTTTCGTCATACAAAAACGTTACAACGGCATCACCAGGAGAACCACAAGGGGGAGACACTGGGTCCCATCCACAGGCACCAAGACCCTCTTCCATGCCCCCACTGCGGGGAGGAGTTCTCTACCAAGGCTCTTCTGAAGGATCATCTACGGACCCACCCTAGCCGGGTCCACTGCTCCCAGTGCGACAAGACCTTTTCCAATAAAGGTAACTTACTTGTTCATCAGCggatacacactggagagaggcCTTACCTTTGccctcagtgtgggaagagtttctctctGGCAGGGAGTTTAAAACTTCATCTCCGGATTCATGCGGGTGAGAAACCTTACTGCTGTACTTACTGTGACAAGAGATTCACAAGGAAGGGCCATTGCAATAGCCACATGCGAatccacactggagagaaaccgtaCCAATGCCCTGACTGCGGGAGGAGGTTTGCTGACGGTAACGTCCTGAAAAACCACCGGCGgacccacacaggagagaaaccgttcCAGTGCCGCATGTGTGATAAAGCCTTCGCCCAGTTGACCAGTCTGAAGAAACATCAGGAGACACACAGCCATAATCACACTGTAAGATAA
- the LOC110485356 gene encoding zinc finger protein 420-like isoform X1 — translation MTPSTCSRRSKRFSKVLPLTALSLLPHEQDNMNPLSSEKETLMDEIEKSLWNLTEDNLRYLCERHGKDGSEIKVMNHRLLRRKVMEEMWDNTDSMKSEEQGMSWLVQLKEDIRRTQEEGSSALMSPSQSDDVDWNEEGGTRWPSNRLEAKSDLERHTPEQRESDVTTSQSESVFLKPHLCTKCGKGFHQAGCLKRHLRTHTGEKPFVCPCCGRAWSDSGNLKRHMRKTHPGEEMVVKRVDTQRSDPTESREEMNVDSIKSEEQGTSRSLQLKEEDACGAPVSPSKAHADDVDRNVEDRDWLPGIGLKAEPMSPRQSDDDAADRKEEWNEAGGATLPSDGLEAESARERHSCDKPLLPSSTLAESPSRASPGGALLCGLKRVSVRLVDCRKTPGQSGLQIHKATQTGEKPHSWSNAEQHKTLSGDRPGSHICDHCGKNFTTATNLKRHFLYLSGEKPYMCSECGKRFTQAGSLKIHQRTHTGEKPYICPRCGKAWSDYGNLKRHMRRHTVKQYTVKPHHCSDCGKQFIVKSSLKHHRLVFHTDHPHRCGQCKKSFITAERLESHIKTQHPPRDPLKNPHVCSECGKGFHQAGCLKRHLRTHTGEKPFVCPRCGRAWSDSGNLKRHMRKTHPGEETVVKRVDTQRSEPTESREEMNVDSIKSEEQGTSRSLQLKEDIRRILVDASGAPMSPNQADDYSEDCDEGGTWLPSKRLEAKSDLERHTPEQRESDVTTSQSESVFLKPHLCTKCGKGFKKAGCLKRHLRTHTGEKPFVCSCCGKAWSDSGNLKRHMRKTHPGEEMVVKRVDTQRSEPTESREEMNVDSIKSEEQGTSRSLQLKEEDACGAPVSPRQAHADDVDCNVEDRDWLPSIGLKAEPMSPSQSEDDTADRKEEWNEAEGALRCGKAWS, via the exons ATGACGCCATCGACATGCTCCCGGAGGTCAAAAAG gtTCTCTAAAGTCCTGCCATTGACTGCATTGTCGTTGTTGCCACACGAGCAGGACAATATGAATCCACTCAGTTCAGAGAAGGAAAC ATTGATGGATGAAATCGAAAAGAGTTTATGGAATTTAACTGAGGACAATTTACGCTACCTGTGTGAACGTCATGGCAAAGATGGCTCTGAAATTAAAGTTATGAATCATCGCTTATTAAGGCGTAAAGTCATGGAGGAAATGTGGGACAATACGGATTCAATGAAATCAGAGGAGCAGGGAATGTCTTGGTTAGTCCAACTGAAAGAGGACATCAGGAGGACACAGGAGGAGGGTAGCAGTGCACTCATGAGTCCCAGCCAATCAGATGACGTAGACTGGAATGAAGAGGGAGGAACTAGGTGGCCTAGCAACAGACTGGAGGCTAAATCTGATTTAGAGAGGCACACACcagagcagagggagagtgaTGTGACTACTTCCCAGTCTGAAAGTGTTTTTCTCAAACCACACTTGTGCACTAAATGTGGAAAGGGATTCCATCAGGCTGGCTGTCTTAAGAGACACCTGAGGACTCATACGGGGGAGAAACCATTTGTTTGCCCTTGTTGTGGGAGGGCTTGGAGTGATTCTGGAAACTTAAAGAGACACATGAGAAAAACTCACCCAGGAGAGGAGATGGTTGTTAAGAGGGTTGACACTCAGAGGAGTGACCCTACAGAGAGTAGGGAGGAAATGAATGTGGATTCAATTAAATCGGAGGAGCAGGGAACGTCTCGGTCACTCCAGCTGAAAGAGGAGGATGCTTGCGGTGCGCCCGTGAGTCCCAGCAAGGCTCATGCTGATGATGTAGACCGCAACGTTGAGGACAGGGATTGGTTGCCTGGCATCGGACTGAAGGCGGAGCCTATGAGTCCCAGACAATCCGATGATGACGCTGCAGACCGCAAAGAAGAATGGAACGAAGCGGGAGGCGCTACGTTGCCTAGCGATGGACTGGAGGCGGAGTCAGCTCGAGAGCGCCACAGTTGC GACAAGCCTCTCTTGCCCTCCTCCACCCTCGCAGAGTCCCCGAGTCGTGCCTCTCCCGGTGGCGCCTTATTGTGCGGTCTGAAGAGGGTGTCTGTGCGGCTTGTCGACTGCAGGAAGACACCGGGGCAGAGTGGCCTTCAAATACACAAGGCAACACAGACGGGAGAGAAACCCCACAGCTGGTCTAATGCTGAACAACACAAAACCCTCTCAGGAGACAGGCCTGGCTCCCATATCTGTGATCACTGCGGGAAGAATTTTACCACTGCTACCAATCTGAAAAGACACTTCCTGTATTTGTCTGGAGAGAAACCATACATGTGCTCTGAATGCGGAAAGAGATTCACGCAGGCCGGCAGTCTTAAGATACACCAGAGAACTCATACTGGGGAGAAACCGTACATCTGCCCTCGTTGTGGGAAGGCTTGGAGTGATTATGGAAACTTAAAGAGACACATGAGAAGGCATACTGTTAAACAATACACGGTGAAACCTCACCACTGCTCGGATTGTGGGAAACAATTCATTGTAAAATCAAGCCTTAAACATCACCGGCTAGTTTTTCACACAGATCACCCTCATCGCTGTGGTCAATGTAAGAAGAGCTTCATAACTGCAGAAAGACTGGAatcacacataaaaacacaacaCCCGCCAAGGGATCCTCTGAAGAACCCACACGTGTGCTCTGAATGTGGAAAGGGCTTCCATCAGGCCGGCTGTCTTAAGAGACACCTGAGAACTCATACGGGGGAGAAACCGTTTGTTTGCCCTCGTTGTGGGAGGGCTTGGAGTGATTCTGGAAACTTAAAGAGACACATGAGAAAAACTCACCCAGGAGAGGAGACGGTTGTTAAGAGGGTCGACACTCAGAGGAGTGAGCCTACAGAGAGTAGGGAGGAAATGAATGTGGATTCAATTAAATCGGAGGAGCAGGGAACGTCTCGGTCACTCCAGCTGAAAGAGGACATCAGAAGGATACTGGTGGATGCCAGCGGTGCACCAATGAGTCCCAACCAAGCCGATGATTATTCTGAAGACTGTGACGAGGGAGGAACTTGGTTGCCTAGCAAAAGACTGGAGGCGAAATCTGATCTAGAGAGGCACACGCcagagcagagggagagtgaTGTGACTACTTCCCAGTCAGAAAGTGTTTTTCTCAAACCACACTTGTGCACTAAATGTGGTAAGGGATTCAAAAAAGCCGGCTGTCTTAAGAGACACCTGAGGACTCATACGGGGGAGAAACCATTTGTTTGTTCTTGTTGTGGGAAGGCTTGGAGTGATTCTGGAAACTTAAAGAGACACATGAGAAAAACTCACCCAGGAGAGGAGATGGTTGTTAAGAGGGTCGACACTCAGAGGAGTGAGCCTACAGAGAGTAGGGAGGAAATGAATGTGGATTCAATTAAATCGGAGGAGCAGGGAACGTCTCGGTCACTCCAGCTGAAAGAGGAGGATGCTTGCGGTGCGCCCGTGAGTCCCAGACAGGCTCATGCTGATGATGTAGACTGCAACGTTGAGGACAGGGATTGGTTGCCTAGCATCGGACTGAAGGCAGAGCCCATGAGTCCCAGCCAATCCGAAGATGACACTGCAGACCGCAAAGAAGAATGGAACGAAGCGGAAGGCGCCCTTCGTTGTGGGAAGGCTTGGAGTTAA